The segment TCCAGCCTTTGGGCCTTATATGCAGATCCTGGGGGCAAATCGCGCCTATGAACCTGCGGCGCTGGCTGTGATCGCCTTTGCGATCACCTGGGCCTGTATGGGGCTGATCCAGCTGGTCACACGCTTTTCCACACATACGAGGGCAAACGCCTGATGGCCTTTCTCGATCTCACTCACCTGGAGAAATCCTTTGGCGCAAATCATGTGGTCAAGGATTTCACCCTGAACATCGAACAGGGCGAATTTGTATCGCTGTTGGGCCCGTCGGGCTGTGGCAAGACCACAGTGCTGCGCATGGTCGGCGGGTTCGAAACACCGTCTGCCGGGGGCATCACCATCGACGGGCGCGATGTGACCGGGCTGCGGCCCAATCAGCGCGACATCGGTATGGTGTTTCAGGCCTATGCGCTGTTTCCCAACATGACCGTGGCGCAGAACGTCGCCTTTGGCCTCAAGGTTGCTGGTGTCGCGCGGGCCGAGCGTGAGGCGCGGGTCAAAGAGATGCTGTTACTGATCGGCCTGCCGGATCTGGGCGGGCGCTATCCGTTCCAGATGTCGGGGGGGCAGCAGCAGCGGGTTGCACTGGCGCGGGCACTGGCGGCGCGGCCCAAGGTACTGTTGCTGGACGAACCGCTGTCGGCGCTGGATGCCAAGATCCGCGTCAGTCTGCGGGCTGAAATCCGCGAGATCCAGAAACGTCTGGGGATTACCACGATCTTTGTCACCCACGATCAGGAAGAGGCGCTGTCGATGTCCGATCGCGTCGTGGTGATGAATGGCGGCAAAGCGGAACAGATCGGTGTTCCGTTTGAGATTTACAATGCGCCTTCTACCCGCTTTGTCGCCGGGTTTGTCGGCACGCTCAACACCTTTGACGCCGTGGTGACGGACCCGGCCAACGGTGGGGTGACGCTGGACGGAACGGCGCTGTCGCTGGGGCGTGCACTGGACGTGTCCAAGGGAAAAACCATCGGCATCGCCCTGCGCCCCGAGGCCGCGCGTCTGGGCCGCGACCCCTCGCGTGAGGCGGTTCTGCCCGCGACGATCACTGCCGTGCAGTTCATGGGCGCGGTGGTCAGGATCACAGCGCAGGTTGGCACGGCGTCACTGGTGCTGGACACCTTCAACCGGGTGGATTCCCCGCCGCCGCCCGTCGGTACCAAGACTGAGATCAGCGTCGCCGCACGGGATTTCATCGTCCTGTCAGCTTAGCGGGCGTCTTTGGCCGAGTGCCTGACCTGCAATCGGGCATATCCTTGGTCGGCGTGAACGCGCAGCTTATACTGCGCTGACAAGGCACCAGCCCAGAGCTGCGGACAGCATCAGAATCCAGCCGATCCCCAGATGATACCGCAGCAAGAGCACACCACAGAGCAGCGACAACATGGCAGCGCGCCAGTCCAGTGACGCAAGCTCGGGGCGCCAGAGCGTCACCGGGCCGATCGTTGATTGCGCGACCTCTCGACACAGCACATGCAGGCCGAACCAGACCGATAGATTTAGGATGACACCGACAACAGCCGCCGTGATCGCCTGCAACGCCCCCTTGAGGCGTGGTTGCGCCGCGATCCATTCGATGTAAGGGGCTCCGGCGAATATCCACAAAAAGCAGGGCACAAACGTCACCCAGAGCGTGACCGCCGCCCCACCGAGGGCGATGCCGTACCCCCCAGCACGAAAAGCGGCGATATAGCCAACAAACTGCGTCACCAGGATCAGCGGGCCGGGTGTGGTTTCCGCCAGACCTAGGCCGTCCATCATCTCGTCCGCGCTCAGCCAGCCAAAGCCGGTCACCACATCCTGCGCCATATAGGCCAGAACGGCGTAGGCACCGCCAAAGGTGACCACCGCCAGCTTGGCAAAGAACACGCCGATCTCGGACAGGACAGCGTGGTCGGTGACGGTGTCCAGCATCGCCAGCGGCAGCAACCAGATCAACAGGCCCAGGGTGACCGTAGCCGCGGTCCGGCGCAATGAGATGTGGACCGGGGCAGCAGCCTCTGGGACGGCCCTGCCAAAGAAGGCACCATACAGACCCGCGATCAGGATAATCAGCGGATAGGGCAGTGCCAGAAAGAAGATGCCGACAAAGGCCAGACCGGCTAGAATCCAGTGATCCCACCCGATGAGCGCACGACGCGACACCCGCAGCAGCGCCTCAAGGACAATTGCCAGAACCGCCGCCTTGACGCCCAGAAACAGCGTCGCCATCAGCGGCACATCCCCGTAGGCCACATAGAGCGCGCCCAGAGCCAGCATTACCAACGCCCCCGGCAGCACAAACAACAGCCCCGCGCTTAGCCCGCCCCGAACGCCATGCAATCGCCAGCCGGCATAGGTGGCCAGTTGCATCGCTTCGGGGCCGGGCAGCAGCATGCAAAAGCTAAGCGCGTTCAGAAACCGCTGTTCAGAGAGCCAGCCTTTGTCCTCGACGATGATCTTGTGCATCAGCGCGATCTGCGCTGCCGGCCCGCCAAACGACAACACCCCGATCCGGGCAAAGGTGGCCAGGCTTTCGCGCGCGGGAACAGTGCCTTTGGGGGAGTAGGGGTCCGTCATGGTTCAGATCCGCTGTTTTTTGCGTCGAGGCGTCATGTCATTGCGGGTATCGGGGCAACGCTTCCGCAGCAATATGGCGGTGGCCGGGCCGCCTGTCAGATCGCCATCCCATAGCGTTGATGCAGTGCCTCTAGGTGCCCCGGCAACCATTGCGGCGGTGCGTGGTGTTGCCAGAACGCCCAGAGTTCGGGGTAACTGAGTGCGGCAAATGTTGGCGTCGCGTCGGCCACACGGTCGGCGAACTCAGCGATCTCGCGGCGGTGGGCGGCAAAGATTGGATCGCATTCCGGATTGGCTGGCTCCCAATACAGATACAACAGCGTCACCGGTCGGTCACCAAAGCAGCGGGCCAGACCGAAGGCGTGTTTGATCAACTGCGCAGCGTCCAGCCGTGCGTAGCTGTCAGGGGCCTCTCTCAGGCGCAGCATTTCACGGAAATAGCCCTGAGTGCGGCGAAAATCGGTGATCTGATCCCGATAGGCGTCGGAAAACGCGGCGCGGTGGCGACCCAGCATTTCCGTTAGCTTGGATTCCACGCCGACGACGCTGGTGGCCCCTTCAAGCACAAGATCTAGATTGGGCGCGCGTCCGCCCCGCAATCCGGTCGGACATTTGCGTTCGAACTGCAACCGGGTGAAATCCTGCCCCAAGGGCAGCACCAAATCCGACAAACGGCTGCGAAAGGGTGCAAAGCAATTTACCGCCAGAGCAGACGAGGAATGTGCGGCGCGAAACTTGGTCGCCAGCTCATTGCCATCCCCGGCTTCTAGGTCGGCCTCGAAATCTGCGGGGGACACCAACGGCAAGAGATTGTCGAGATAGGATGCGGCATATCCCTTGTCATCAACGGCTCCTTGCGGGTGCATTTGTTGCAAAGCGTGCGACAGCGCGCCGAGGGTGCGGGGCCGGATCGACCTGGGCGAGAGGGAAGATGAGTTCATGGAGGGCATGCGACCTGAATAAAACGGGATTGTCCCCAGTCTGCCGATCCAGTCGGTCCGCGCCAGTCATTTTATGAGATGCGATTAATCGGGCCGATACATGGCCCCATCCTGCAACAACCGTTGCCCCAACCCATCACAGGCCCGCGAAAAGTTTTGCGGCCCCTGAGTTTCCCGGGGGAATCGTTCTATGTACTGCCGCATGACAGATCTGCGCACCCAAATCGAATCCTGGAAACAGACTCGCCTCGCGGCCATTGCCACCGATGTGGGGCATTTTGTCGTCTTTGCGGTGCGCCGGTTCTTTGCCGAGCGCATGAACAATGCGGCGGCGTCGCTGACCTATTCCACGCTGCTGGCGCTGGTGCCACTGCTGGTCATTGCCTTTGCAATCCTGTCCAGTTTTCGCGCCTTTGACGCGGTCAAAGAGCGCATGCAGGCGGTATTCTTCAACGCTGTTGTCCCCGAGGCAGGGGCGGCTATTTCGGACTATCTGTCGAACTTTACCCAGAACGCCAGCAATCTGACCACCATCGGCGTTGTGGCGCTGGCGGTGGCGGCAGTTCTGCTGCTGTCAACGGTAGAGGATACGTTGAACCGCGTCTGGCATGTCGAACGTCCGCGCCCGATACTGGTGCGTTTTTTGATTTTCTGGGCCATTCTCACGCTGGGTCCGCTGCTGATCGGGGCCAGCTTTACCCTGTCGTCTGACCTGATGAAGTTTGCCAACACGTCGGATCTGCTTACCTTGGGGATTCAGGCCGAGGTGGTGAAAAGCGGCTCTTGGATCCTGGAAAGTCTGGCTGGCTTTGCAATCAATATCGTTGGCTTCACGGCGCTGTTTGTTCTGGTTCCGGCGCGGCGGGTGCGGATTCGGCACGCGCTGATTGGCGCAATCTTTGCGGCGGTGTCCTTTGGTATTCTGGGCTGGGGCTTTAACCGCTTTCTCACCTCTGGATCCAGTTATGAGACGATCTATGGTGCCGTTGCTGCGGTGCCGGTCTTTCTGGTGTGGATCTACACCTCGTGGATGGTGATCATTCTTGGGGCGGTTTTTGCCGCGTCTTTTCCCGACTGGTGGCTGGCGCGGTCGGGTGTTCTGGGGGTGACGCTGCGGCCCTCGGACCGGCTGGAAATCACCATGAGCGTTCTGGCCAAATTGTTGCAGCACGCCAAAACTGGCGGCGTGATCGACGAGGAAGAGCTGGTCACGGCTGCGCCGCTGAATGCGCGAAACGAGGTCCTTGATCGGTTGCGCGACACCGGCTATGTGGTCGAAACCGATGAGGGATGTCTGGCGCTTAGCCGCGATTTGCATGCCACCACGATGCGCGAACTGGCGGTGGATTTGGGTCTGGCACTGGGCGTTGATCCGACGCAGCCCGGCGTTTTGCCGGACGAGGTGACGCGGCAACTGGTTCGAGAAACCGCTGAGACCCGGCGCCTGCTGGTCCAACTGCACAAGGCCGAAGCGCAGATACTGGATATCTCGGTGGCGCAAGCGATCCTTGCCTCGCAGGATGTGACAGCGGCCTTGCCTGCGTCCGCCGCGCAAAAGGATTAAGTCCCGAACAGACGCTGGATTTTCCCTTTTCGACGGTTTGCGTGCAATGCTCAGCGGATAGAGTGATTAGCTCCGCTTCTACGCTGATCATGTCGCGCGGTATCGTCGCCAAGCCTTTACAGACTGGATATATTTTGCACGCTTGCCCCGATCCGGCACCTCAGACCAAATGGCGAAAGCCGACGATCAGTTGCCGCAGCCCCAGTGCAGCGCCGGCCACAATCGCGGCCAGCGTCACCGGCCCGCTGAGGGCCAGAACTGAAAACGCCGACAATCCCTGACCGATGCTGCATCCGACTGCGACGACGGCTCCGACGCCCATCAGTCCGGCGCCCAGAATCTGGCGGCGCAGCTCGCGCGGGTCTTCGCAGGCCTCCCACCGGAACTGGCGGCGCAGCAGGCTGCCCAGAAACGCGCCCGCGAGGACGCCAGTGACCGATCCGATGCCAAAGGTCAGATGGTTGCCCGAGGATGTCATCGTATAGAGGATGGTCTGGCCGACTGGCGCCGAAAACGTGTGTGACATGACCGGTGTGTCTGCGAAACCGTGCGAAGCGACCCAATAGGTTCCAGCCCACCCCGACGCCACGGCAAGTCCCACCACCGCCGCCCACAGGAACCGCGACAGTCGCACCGGGCCGCTTCCGATCAGAAGCGCGAGCAGCACAAGGCCGACCGCCACGCCGATGAATTCTGGTGAGAGGCCGCTCAGGTCTGCCGTCAGATGCGCGATGCCGGGCGGGGTTGTTGATCCGTCGGGCTGAAACAGCACCACGCGCAGCGCCGCCAGGGGCCCGTTGAGCGTGGCATATGCCGACACGCCCATCACCAGAACGATGACAAACGATCGCAGATCGCCGCCGCCCAGCCGCGCCAGCGCGCCGTAACCGCAATTGCCGGCCAGGGCCATGCCATAGCCAAACACCAGCCCGCCGACGATGCTGGCCAGCGGCGACCAGCCTTGCGACAGATAGAGCGTTGTCCGCAGGTCCAGAAATCCTGCCAACGCCAGCCCAAAGGTCAGGACAATCGCCACGCCAATCGCGACTCCCCACATCCGCGCCCGGTCGCTGTTGCCGCCATAGAGCAGATCCTCGATCGCGCCGAGCGTACAGAATCGCCCAAGCCGCGCCGCAAGACCCAGCAGCATCCCGCCACCGAATCCGATCACTGCAATCAGCAGCGGCTCTGAGATATGGTCCAGCAAAATGGCGCGCCCCTCCTCCGGGCGACCGGCAGGTCTGAGGTATCGTCAGTCCCGCCTGCAAAACAGATCATAGACCACTTCCATGATCTGGCGTGGCCGGTCATCGGCCAGTCGATAATATATCGCCTTGCCATCCCGTCGCGGCGTCACCAGCCCTTCGAGGCGCAGACGTGACAATTGCTGTGACACGGCCGCCTGCCGGGCCGACAGCAGATCCTCGAGCTCGGTCACTGATTTTTCGCCCGAGGCAAGATGGCACAGGATCATCAACCGACCCTCGTGGCTGATCGCCTTGAGAAAGTTTGCCGCCGCCATGGCATTTTCCGCCATCTTGTCAAGCTCTTCGGCAGAAGAGGTGGTGTCGAAAACCGGTAGGGCCAAAGGGTGCGTTTCCTCTAGTTCGTTCAGCAATGGGGTCGTCCGTCAAACGGTCAATGCTGCGATGACCAGATCCCGCTGGTGATCAACGTCACAGCCACCCGCCGCCCTGGACCAGCCCTGTTATGATACAACGTAATTTGAATATATGAATAAGACAAGTTCGACCGTGTTGTGGCGCCGCAATTGGCGGGCATTGTGCCGCGTGTGCCGGGAATTTGCGCGCGATCATTGCGATGGCGGGCAGGTCGGATAAATCATAAAATTCATGTTTTTGAATTTGTAGTTGCGTATTTACGTTTGCCTGCGCTAGGCTATACCACGGTCGACATGTATCGGGAGGGCACATGAAACGGTTCACCACCAGTTTGATTGCGATGGGGCTGTCCACGACAATCCTGTCTGCTGAAGAAATCGCACCGACTGCGGTTGCATTCGATTCGGGTGCCATTGCACAATCGCTGTCAGGCCAGCCCGGAGACCCCGCCAGCGGTCGCAAGATCATGGGCAGCCGGTCGGACGGCAATTGCGTCGCCTGCCACGAAATTTCGGCCATGGCGGACGTGCCGTTCCAGGGCAATATCGGACCCATCCTTGATGGGGCCGGTGATCGTTGGAGCGAAGGCGAGCTGCGCGGTATCGTGGCCAACGCCAAGATGATGTTCGACGGCACGATGATGCCGTCCTTTTACAAGACCGAAGGCTTTGTCCGGCCCGGCAAGGCCTTTACCGGCAAGGCTGCGGACGACACATTCGGCCCGCTTCTTTCGGCCCAGCAGGTCGAAGACGTGGTTGCCTATCTCGTGACACTCAAGGACTGAGGCGCGGGTCGCCGGTTCAACAGACAGGAGGCTTTCGACATGGAGCTGACAAGACGCAACGCACTACTGCTCGGCGCCGGGGTCTTTGTGGCCTTTGGCCTGCCGTATCGGGCGCAGGCCGCCACGGACGAGGCGATTGCCGCCTTTACCGGCGGTGCCAGTGTGGCCGACACCGGAATCACCCTCACCGCGCCCGAGATTGCCGAAAACGGCAATACCGTTCCGATCGAGGTGGATGCCCCCGGCGCCACAGAAATCCTCGTGCTGGCGACCGGCAACCCGGTGCCGCCGGTGGCGACGTTCAAATTTGGCGCTCTGGCCGGTGCGCAGCAGGCATCGACCCGCATTCGCCTGGCGAAGACGCAGGATGTGATTGCCATTGCCAAGCTGGCCGACGGTTCGTTTGCGCAGGCGTCCAGCATGGTCAAGGTCACCATCGGCGGCTGCGGCGGCTGATCAGGCACAGGGAGAAGAGACATGGCATCAGATGTAAAACCCCGGGTCAAAGTACCCAAAAGCGCCGCCGCGGGTGAGGTCATCACCATCAAGACGCTTATCAGCCACACGATGGAATCTGGTCAGCGCAAAGATGGTGACGGCAATGTTATTCCGCGGTCGATCATCAATCGCTTTACCTGCGATTTCAACGGTGAGAACGTGATTGACGTGACGCTTGAACCCGCGATATCGACCAACCCGTATTTCGAATTCCAGGCGACGGTTCCCGAAGCAGGCGAATTTGCCTTTACCTGGTACGACGACGACGGCTCGGTCTACGAAGACAAGAAATCGATCACGATCGGCTGAACGGTACCGTTTCAGTGCCGTTTCTGGGAGGAACAGGATTATGAAGAGATTGTCAGCGATCACCGGCGCGGTCGGGGTGCTTATGGCCTCGGTCACGTTTTCCGTCGCGGATCCGGCGGACGACACGCTGGAGTTGAACGAAGAGATACCGATGGTGACGCGCACCGCAGCACCACCGCATCTGGCCGATACATTCGACGAGGTGTTGTCGGGCTGGCTGTTCCGCGGGGTCGAAACGCGGGTCATGCAGGCCGACGATTTCGACAATCCCGGCATGATCTTTGTCGAAAATGCCGAAGAGGACTGGAACACCGTCGATGGTTCCGAGGGCAAGTCATGCGCCAGCTGTCACGGTGCATCCACCGAGATGGCAGCGGTGCGTCCGACCTATCCCAAGTGGAACGAGGCTGCGGGCGAAGTGCGCACGTTGGAGATGCAGATCAACGATTGCCGCACCACCCGCATGGGGGCCGAGGCATGGAAATACACTGGTGGTGATATGGTCGACATGACCGCGCTGCTGTCGTCTGTGGCGCGTGGCCATCCGGTTAACGTCGCCATCGACGGCCCGGCGCAATCCACGTGGGAGGCGGGCAAGGAGTTGTACTACACCCGCACCGGCCAGCTCGAATTGTCCTGTGCAAATTGCCACGAGGATAATTTCGGCAACATGATCCGTGCTGACCATCTGAGTCAGGGTCAGATCAACGGTTTCCCGACCTACCGGCTAAAGAATACCAAGCTGAACGCCGTGCAAGACCGCTTCAAGGGCTGTATTCGTGACACCCGCGCCGAGACGTTCAACCCCGGCAGCCCGGAATTTGTCGCGCTTGAGCTGTATGTCGCCTCGCGCGGCAACGGACTGAGCGTCGAGGGTCCGTCGATCCGCAACTGACAAGATGCAAAAGGCCCCCGCCGCGCGACGGTGAGGGGCCTTTTTCTACTTCAATTCATTCAATAATTCGAATGTATGTGTGATATAGAGGTGCCAAAATGATCTCTCGGCGTGATTTCCTTCAGACCAGCATGGCGACCGCCGCGCTTTATGGCGGTTCGGGCTTTGGCAACTGGTCACGGCTCGCGGCGCAACAAAGTCTGACACAGGATCAGTTGTTGCAGTTCGATACCTTTGGCAACGTATCGCTGATCCACATCACTGATATCCATGCGCAGATGAAACCGCTGTATTTTCGCGAACCGTCGGTCAATATTGGCGTGGGCGCGAACCGGGGGCAGGTGCCGCATCTGACTGGCGAAGATTTTCGCAAGCTATACGGCATCGACGACGGCAGCCCGTCGGCCTATGCGCTGACCCATGACGATTTCAGCGCGCTGGCACGCAGCTATGGCCGCGTCGGGGGACTTGATCGTGTCGCCACGGTCGTCAACCAGATCCGCGCTGATCGGCCTGACGCGCTGCTGCTGGATGGCGGAGACACCTGGCACGGCAGCTATACCTGCTACCACACGCAGGGGCAGGATATGGTCAACGTGATGAATGCGTTAAAGCCTGATGCGATGACCTTTCACTGGGAGTTCACGCTGGGAAGCGACCGGGTGGCCGAAATTGTGCAGGGCTTGCCGTTTGATGCGCTGGGCCAGAACATCTTTGACGCCGAATGGGACGAACCGGCCGAGCTGTTCCCGCCCTATAGTTTCTATGAAACTGGCGGGGTCAAAGTGGCGGTGATCGGTCAGGCGTTCCCATATATGCCGATTGCCAACCCCGGCTGGCTGTTCCCGGAATATTCCTTTGGTATCCGTGACGAGCACATGCAGCAGATGGTGGATGAGGTTCGTGCCCAAGGGGCTGAACTTGTGGTCTGCCTGTCACACAACGGTTTTGACGTCGACAAGCAGATGGCGGGGATAGTGAGCGGCATTGACGTAATCCTGTCGGGCCACACCCATGACGCGCTGCCAGAACCGGTGCTGGTGGGTGAAACGATCATCGTGGCATCTGGATCGAACGGCAAATTCGTGAGCCGCGTTGATCTGGATGTGCAGAATGGCCGGATGATGGGATTCCGTCACAAGCTGATCCCGATCCTGTCCGACGTGATCGCGCCCGACCCGGCATTGACCGCGCTGATTGATGAACAGCGTGCGCCCTATATCGCCGAGCTGAGCGAAGTGATCGGCACCACCGCCGACGACACGCTGCTGTACCGGCGCGGTAATTTCAACGGCACCTGGGACGATCTGATCTGCGACGCGCTGTTGTCGGAACGCGAGGCCGATATCGCCCTGTCGCCGGGTGTACGCTGGGGGCCGTCGATCCTGCCCGGTCAGGATATCACCCGCGAGGATATATTCAACGTCACCTCGATGACATATGGCCAGGCCTATCGTACGGAAATGACGGGCGAATTCCTGCATGTTGTGCTCGAGGATGTGGCCGACAATCTGTTCAACCCCGATCCCTATTACCAGCAGGGTGGCGATATGGTGCGCACGGGCGGTCTGGGCTACCGCATCGACGTAACCAAGCCGCAGGGCAGCCGTATCACCGAGATGACGTTGCTGCGCACGGGTGAGGTGATTGATCCGACCAAGTCCTATGTCGTGGCCGGCTGGGCCAGCGTCAATGAGGGGACCGAGGGTCCGCAAATCTGGGATGTGGTCGAAGACCATATTCGAAAACTTGGCACAGTGACCTTGGACCAAAACACCAGCGTCGAAGTGATCGGCGCCTGACACCGGACTGACGGCGGGCGCTGGGTGGCCTCGTCGTTTTTTAGGGGCTTATTTATTCACATAGTCGAATGTTATGATGCGAAAGGAGGCAAAGATGAGCCAGGATAGCAACAGCGGCACCTCGCGCCGGGCATTCCTGAAGGGAACGTTGGCCGCCGGTGGGACCATCGCGGGCGCGGGCATTGCGCAGGCCGCCGATCCCGATCCACTGATCACGCAGGTGCAACCGTGGGCGCAGGGCTTTGGCGACGGTGTGGATGCGACGCCCTACGGCATGCCCATCGAGTTCGAGGGCGATGTGATCCGTCGCAATGTCGAGTGGCTGACGGCGGATACGATCTCTTCGATCAACTTTACACCGATCCACGCGCTGGATGGGACGATTACACCGCAGGGCTGCGCGTTTGAGA is part of the Puniceibacterium sp. IMCC21224 genome and harbors:
- the soxB gene encoding thiosulfohydrolase SoxB, which encodes MISRRDFLQTSMATAALYGGSGFGNWSRLAAQQSLTQDQLLQFDTFGNVSLIHITDIHAQMKPLYFREPSVNIGVGANRGQVPHLTGEDFRKLYGIDDGSPSAYALTHDDFSALARSYGRVGGLDRVATVVNQIRADRPDALLLDGGDTWHGSYTCYHTQGQDMVNVMNALKPDAMTFHWEFTLGSDRVAEIVQGLPFDALGQNIFDAEWDEPAELFPPYSFYETGGVKVAVIGQAFPYMPIANPGWLFPEYSFGIRDEHMQQMVDEVRAQGAELVVCLSHNGFDVDKQMAGIVSGIDVILSGHTHDALPEPVLVGETIIVASGSNGKFVSRVDLDVQNGRMMGFRHKLIPILSDVIAPDPALTALIDEQRAPYIAELSEVIGTTADDTLLYRRGNFNGTWDDLICDALLSEREADIALSPGVRWGPSILPGQDITREDIFNVTSMTYGQAYRTEMTGEFLHVVLEDVADNLFNPDPYYQQGGDMVRTGGLGYRIDVTKPQGSRITEMTLLRTGEVIDPTKSYVVAGWASVNEGTEGPQIWDVVEDHIRKLGTVTLDQNTSVEVIGA
- the soxZ gene encoding thiosulfate oxidation carrier complex protein SoxZ, yielding MASDVKPRVKVPKSAAAGEVITIKTLISHTMESGQRKDGDGNVIPRSIINRFTCDFNGENVIDVTLEPAISTNPYFEFQATVPEAGEFAFTWYDDDGSVYEDKKSITIG
- the soxY gene encoding thiosulfate oxidation carrier protein SoxY, which codes for MELTRRNALLLGAGVFVAFGLPYRAQAATDEAIAAFTGGASVADTGITLTAPEIAENGNTVPIEVDAPGATEILVLATGNPVPPVATFKFGALAGAQQASTRIRLAKTQDVIAIAKLADGSFAQASSMVKVTIGGCGG
- a CDS encoding ABC transporter ATP-binding protein, which produces MAFLDLTHLEKSFGANHVVKDFTLNIEQGEFVSLLGPSGCGKTTVLRMVGGFETPSAGGITIDGRDVTGLRPNQRDIGMVFQAYALFPNMTVAQNVAFGLKVAGVARAEREARVKEMLLLIGLPDLGGRYPFQMSGGQQQRVALARALAARPKVLLLDEPLSALDAKIRVSLRAEIREIQKRLGITTIFVTHDQEEALSMSDRVVVMNGGKAEQIGVPFEIYNAPSTRFVAGFVGTLNTFDAVVTDPANGGVTLDGTALSLGRALDVSKGKTIGIALRPEAARLGRDPSREAVLPATITAVQFMGAVVRITAQVGTASLVLDTFNRVDSPPPPVGTKTEISVAARDFIVLSA
- the chrA gene encoding chromate efflux transporter, yielding MTDPYSPKGTVPARESLATFARIGVLSFGGPAAQIALMHKIIVEDKGWLSEQRFLNALSFCMLLPGPEAMQLATYAGWRLHGVRGGLSAGLLFVLPGALVMLALGALYVAYGDVPLMATLFLGVKAAVLAIVLEALLRVSRRALIGWDHWILAGLAFVGIFFLALPYPLIILIAGLYGAFFGRAVPEAAAPVHISLRRTAATVTLGLLIWLLPLAMLDTVTDHAVLSEIGVFFAKLAVVTFGGAYAVLAYMAQDVVTGFGWLSADEMMDGLGLAETTPGPLILVTQFVGYIAAFRAGGYGIALGGAAVTLWVTFVPCFLWIFAGAPYIEWIAAQPRLKGALQAITAAVVGVILNLSVWFGLHVLCREVAQSTIGPVTLWRPELASLDWRAAMLSLLCGVLLLRYHLGIGWILMLSAALGWCLVSAV
- a CDS encoding helix-turn-helix transcriptional regulator is translated as MALPVFDTTSSAEELDKMAENAMAAANFLKAISHEGRLMILCHLASGEKSVTELEDLLSARQAAVSQQLSRLRLEGLVTPRRDGKAIYYRLADDRPRQIMEVVYDLFCRRD
- a CDS encoding YihY family inner membrane protein, which encodes MTDLRTQIESWKQTRLAAIATDVGHFVVFAVRRFFAERMNNAAASLTYSTLLALVPLLVIAFAILSSFRAFDAVKERMQAVFFNAVVPEAGAAISDYLSNFTQNASNLTTIGVVALAVAAVLLLSTVEDTLNRVWHVERPRPILVRFLIFWAILTLGPLLIGASFTLSSDLMKFANTSDLLTLGIQAEVVKSGSWILESLAGFAINIVGFTALFVLVPARRVRIRHALIGAIFAAVSFGILGWGFNRFLTSGSSYETIYGAVAAVPVFLVWIYTSWMVIILGAVFAASFPDWWLARSGVLGVTLRPSDRLEITMSVLAKLLQHAKTGGVIDEEELVTAAPLNARNEVLDRLRDTGYVVETDEGCLALSRDLHATTMRELAVDLGLALGVDPTQPGVLPDEVTRQLVRETAETRRLLVQLHKAEAQILDISVAQAILASQDVTAALPASAAQKD
- a CDS encoding YeeE/YedE family protein, coding for MLDHISEPLLIAVIGFGGGMLLGLAARLGRFCTLGAIEDLLYGGNSDRARMWGVAIGVAIVLTFGLALAGFLDLRTTLYLSQGWSPLASIVGGLVFGYGMALAGNCGYGALARLGGGDLRSFVIVLVMGVSAYATLNGPLAALRVVLFQPDGSTTPPGIAHLTADLSGLSPEFIGVAVGLVLLALLIGSGPVRLSRFLWAAVVGLAVASGWAGTYWVASHGFADTPVMSHTFSAPVGQTILYTMTSSGNHLTFGIGSVTGVLAGAFLGSLLRRQFRWEACEDPRELRRQILGAGLMGVGAVVAVGCSIGQGLSAFSVLALSGPVTLAAIVAGAALGLRQLIVGFRHLV
- the soxX gene encoding sulfur oxidation c-type cytochrome SoxX translates to MKRFTTSLIAMGLSTTILSAEEIAPTAVAFDSGAIAQSLSGQPGDPASGRKIMGSRSDGNCVACHEISAMADVPFQGNIGPILDGAGDRWSEGELRGIVANAKMMFDGTMMPSFYKTEGFVRPGKAFTGKAADDTFGPLLSAQQVEDVVAYLVTLKD
- the soxA gene encoding sulfur oxidation c-type cytochrome SoxA, whose product is MASVTFSVADPADDTLELNEEIPMVTRTAAPPHLADTFDEVLSGWLFRGVETRVMQADDFDNPGMIFVENAEEDWNTVDGSEGKSCASCHGASTEMAAVRPTYPKWNEAAGEVRTLEMQINDCRTTRMGAEAWKYTGGDMVDMTALLSSVARGHPVNVAIDGPAQSTWEAGKELYYTRTGQLELSCANCHEDNFGNMIRADHLSQGQINGFPTYRLKNTKLNAVQDRFKGCIRDTRAETFNPGSPEFVALELYVASRGNGLSVEGPSIRN